The Altererythrobacter sp. Root672 genome includes a window with the following:
- the nhaC gene encoding Na+/H+ antiporter NhaC: MSVADVAATVPPDKQPSYFEAVLPLIVLTILVGGSVALFGLDAMEGPLQVAMLLSGMTAAIIVLRKGHSWEAVSDASRRGVGSVVSAIFILLAVGGLIGTWNMAGTIPTLVYYGLAIIDPNWFYAASLIVCALISLGIGSSWTTVGTIGVGLMGLAWLAGVSPVITAGAIVSGAYTGDKLSPLSETTILAAQLTNNDLYVHLRHQAWVSVPAFLVAAIGLSVLGFAAPTPAAGEALINSELGALDQLFWITPINLLPLLLLIIMSLRKVPASLALTWSSLFAGVLACFTQPQAVQMMMDPDLVGTLEGNIKAVWQVIATGYQANSGIGPVDDLLSRGGMASMLLTIWLIVAALAFGSILDEFGFLSKLVTPLLTRAKQTGSLIATSVGTAIGLNVITADQYVAVVLPTRLFRVEFQKRGLASTNLSRAVSNGGIVTAPLVPWNSCGAYMAAVLGVPTFAYLPYAIFNYMSPLIDMLYGFTGFKIARITEEEAAQTADISPGDV; the protein is encoded by the coding sequence ATGAGCGTTGCCGACGTCGCCGCGACCGTCCCTCCGGACAAACAACCCTCGTATTTCGAAGCGGTGCTGCCGCTTATCGTGCTGACCATCCTCGTTGGCGGATCGGTGGCCTTGTTCGGGCTCGACGCCATGGAGGGGCCGCTGCAGGTGGCCATGCTGCTGTCGGGCATGACCGCCGCGATCATCGTCCTGCGCAAGGGGCATTCCTGGGAAGCCGTATCGGATGCCAGCCGTCGAGGCGTCGGGTCGGTGGTCAGCGCGATCTTCATCCTGCTGGCCGTCGGCGGACTGATCGGCACCTGGAACATGGCCGGGACGATTCCGACGCTGGTCTATTACGGCCTCGCCATCATCGATCCGAACTGGTTCTACGCCGCCAGCCTCATAGTCTGCGCCTTGATTTCGCTCGGGATTGGAAGTTCGTGGACCACTGTCGGTACGATCGGCGTGGGCCTGATGGGACTGGCATGGTTGGCGGGCGTCTCCCCGGTGATCACCGCGGGGGCGATCGTCTCTGGGGCCTATACCGGAGACAAGCTGTCCCCGCTGTCGGAGACAACCATCCTAGCCGCCCAGCTGACCAACAATGATCTCTACGTGCACCTCAGGCACCAGGCGTGGGTAAGCGTCCCGGCCTTTCTCGTAGCAGCGATCGGGCTCTCCGTGCTCGGCTTTGCCGCACCTACGCCCGCTGCAGGTGAAGCGCTTATCAACTCGGAGCTGGGCGCGCTCGACCAATTGTTCTGGATCACGCCGATCAACTTGCTGCCGCTGTTGCTCCTGATCATCATGTCGCTCCGCAAGGTTCCTGCTTCACTGGCGCTCACTTGGTCGTCCCTGTTTGCCGGAGTGCTGGCCTGCTTCACCCAGCCGCAAGCCGTGCAGATGATGATGGACCCGGACCTTGTCGGAACCTTGGAAGGCAATATCAAAGCTGTCTGGCAGGTAATTGCCACCGGTTATCAGGCAAACAGCGGCATCGGCCCGGTAGACGACCTGCTCTCGCGCGGGGGCATGGCCAGCATGCTGCTCACCATCTGGCTGATTGTAGCCGCCCTGGCCTTCGGCTCAATCCTCGATGAGTTCGGCTTCCTTTCAAAGTTGGTGACCCCGTTGCTGACCCGCGCCAAGCAGACCGGCAGCCTGATCGCCACTTCGGTCGGGACCGCGATCGGCCTCAACGTGATCACCGCGGACCAGTACGTCGCCGTGGTTCTCCCGACGCGCCTGTTCAGGGTCGAGTTCCAGAAGCGCGGCCTCGCCAGCACCAACCTGTCCCGCGCGGTGTCCAACGGCGGTATCGTTACCGCGCCGCTGGTGCCGTGGAACTCGTGCGGTGCCTATATGGCTGCCGTACTCGGCGTCCCGACCTTCGCTTATTTGCCCTATGCGATCTTCAATTACATGAGCCCGCTGATCGACATGCTCTACGGTTTCACCGGCTTCAAGATCGCAAGGATCACCGAGGAGGAGGCCGCGCAGACGGCTGATATCTCACCCGGCGACGTTTGA